Proteins from one Salmo salar chromosome ssa29, Ssal_v3.1, whole genome shotgun sequence genomic window:
- the LOC123731532 gene encoding V-set domain-containing T-cell activation inhibitor 1 isoform X1, which yields MAWGLVSMTLRGLMLMVILLWTVTSTDGGDVHVTCVFSEDCVLPCSFQPDSEEVIHWLKPEDKNLSTIHSYYYSTDQLKQQSQPYRGRTALFNDQIPKGNASLLLRGITLQDQGRYKCYTSTIKGNKESCVNIAVEAPVRLVDIQLSDDIITCSSTGIYPEPKLTWSTDPPSDLSFDPGTIQNSTSIKVDDRGLYDITSTKQFSRDRTNICTVTSGTVERTTTLKQQDPFQGSPSSEVSIPCNVSQSDLMTFDLTWRFNQIVTILTSSYTNGRPQMQVDDQWTEQVQSLSDSGSLQLHKLTMVHQGTYSCELSTARDTHLILTYLQITPGQQSRGRIAVIVASAAAAAVIIAVVICSLLKANTNGPNENGHSGIPLQNGEEREEDIERQEQGQGEEGSATSTILMP from the exons CTGATGTTGATGGTGATTCTGCTGTGGACTGTCACATCCACAGATGGGGGAG ACGTCCATGTAACCTGTGTGTTCTCAGAGGATTGTGTCCTGCCCTGCAGCTTCCAGCCTGACAGTGAGGAAGTCATCCACTGGCTGAAACCAGAAGACAAGAACCTGAGCACCAtccactcctactactacagtacagatCAGCTCAAACAGCAGAGCCAGCCTTACAGAGGGAGAACAGCCCTGTTCAATGACCAGATCCCCAAAGGAAACGCTTCACTACTGCTGAGAGGGATcacactccaggaccagggcagATACAAGTGTTACACCAGCACTATTAAAGGCAACAAGGAGTCCTGCGTTAACATAGCAGTGGAGG CTCCAGTCCGCTTGGTGGACATACAGTTATCAGATGACATCATCACCTGCAGTTCTACAGGTATCTACCCCGAGCCTAAACTCACCTGGTCCACTGACCCCCCCTCTGACCTTTCATTTGACCCTGGAACCATCCAGAACTCCACCAGCATCAAGGTGGATGACCGGGGCCTCTATGACATCACCAGCACAAAACAGTTTAGCAGAGACCGAACCAACATCTGTACCGTGACCTCTGGGACAGTAGAAAGGACAACAACCCTGAAACAGCAAG ATCCGTTCCAGGGTTCTCCAAGCAGTGAGGTGTCCATCCCCTGCAATGTATCTCAGTCTGACCTCATGACTTTTGACCTCACCTGGAGGTTCAACCAGATAGTCACCATCCTCACCTCCAGCTACACCAATGGCAGACCTCAGATGCAGGTTGACGACCAGTGGACGGAGCAGGTTCAGAGTTTGTCTGACTCTGGCAGCCTTCAGCTCCACAAGTTAACCATGGTCCACCAGGGGACCTACAGCTGTGAACTCTCTACTGCCAGAGACACACACCTGATCCTCACCTACCTGCAGATCACACCTGGTCAACAATCAAGAG GTAGAATTGCTGTTATAGtggcatcagcagcagcagcagcagtgattATAGCAGTAGTGATATGTTCCTTGCTGAAAG CAAATACAAATGGTCCAAATGAAAACGGTCATAGTGGAATACCACTTCAgaatggagaagaaagagaggaagacatAGAAAGACAAGAACAAGGTCAAGGAGAAGAGGGATCAGCCACATCAACCATACTAATGCCTTGA
- the LOC123731532 gene encoding V-set domain-containing T-cell activation inhibitor 1 isoform X2: MAWGLVSMTLRGLMLMVILLWTVTSTDGGDVHVTCVFSEDCVLPCSFQPDSEEVIHWLKPEDKNLSTIHSYYYSTDQLKQQSQPYRGRTALFNDQIPKGNASLLLRGITLQDQGRYKCYTSTIKGNKESCVNIAVEAPVRLVDIQLSDDIITCSSTGIYPEPKLTWSTDPPSDLSFDPGTIQNSTSIKVDDRGLYDITSTKQFSRDRTNICTVTSGTVERTTTLKQQDPFQGSPSSEVSIPCNVSQSDLMTFDLTWRFNQIVTILTSSYTNGRPQMQVDDQWTEQVQSLSDSGSLQLHKLTMVHQGTYSCELSTARDTHLILTYLQITPGQQSRANTNGPNENGHSGIPLQNGEEREEDIERQEQGQGEEGSATSTILMP; this comes from the exons CTGATGTTGATGGTGATTCTGCTGTGGACTGTCACATCCACAGATGGGGGAG ACGTCCATGTAACCTGTGTGTTCTCAGAGGATTGTGTCCTGCCCTGCAGCTTCCAGCCTGACAGTGAGGAAGTCATCCACTGGCTGAAACCAGAAGACAAGAACCTGAGCACCAtccactcctactactacagtacagatCAGCTCAAACAGCAGAGCCAGCCTTACAGAGGGAGAACAGCCCTGTTCAATGACCAGATCCCCAAAGGAAACGCTTCACTACTGCTGAGAGGGATcacactccaggaccagggcagATACAAGTGTTACACCAGCACTATTAAAGGCAACAAGGAGTCCTGCGTTAACATAGCAGTGGAGG CTCCAGTCCGCTTGGTGGACATACAGTTATCAGATGACATCATCACCTGCAGTTCTACAGGTATCTACCCCGAGCCTAAACTCACCTGGTCCACTGACCCCCCCTCTGACCTTTCATTTGACCCTGGAACCATCCAGAACTCCACCAGCATCAAGGTGGATGACCGGGGCCTCTATGACATCACCAGCACAAAACAGTTTAGCAGAGACCGAACCAACATCTGTACCGTGACCTCTGGGACAGTAGAAAGGACAACAACCCTGAAACAGCAAG ATCCGTTCCAGGGTTCTCCAAGCAGTGAGGTGTCCATCCCCTGCAATGTATCTCAGTCTGACCTCATGACTTTTGACCTCACCTGGAGGTTCAACCAGATAGTCACCATCCTCACCTCCAGCTACACCAATGGCAGACCTCAGATGCAGGTTGACGACCAGTGGACGGAGCAGGTTCAGAGTTTGTCTGACTCTGGCAGCCTTCAGCTCCACAAGTTAACCATGGTCCACCAGGGGACCTACAGCTGTGAACTCTCTACTGCCAGAGACACACACCTGATCCTCACCTACCTGCAGATCACACCTGGTCAACAATCAAGAG CAAATACAAATGGTCCAAATGAAAACGGTCATAGTGGAATACCACTTCAgaatggagaagaaagagaggaagacatAGAAAGACAAGAACAAGGTCAAGGAGAAGAGGGATCAGCCACATCAACCATACTAATGCCTTGA